Below is a genomic region from Thermus oshimai DSM 12092.
CGGCCCGGGGGGAGGAGAGCTCCCTCTACCTCACCGTGTCCACGGGGATCGGGGGCGGGGTGGTCCTGGGGGGGCGGGTCCTCCGGGGGGTGCGGGGGCAGGGGGGGGAGCTCGGCCACATCACCCTCCTCCCCGGGGGGCCCGCCTGCGGGTGCGGCCTCGAGGGCTGCCTCGAGGCCCTGGCCGCGGGCCGGGCCCTGGAGCGGGAGGCGGGCTACGCCTACGGGCTTCTGGTGGACACCCGCGAGCTCTTCCGCCGCTATGGGGCGGGGGACCCCAAGGCGGAGCGCATCCTCCTCCAGGCCGCCCGCTACGTAGGCCTGGGCCTGGCCAGCCTGGTGAAGGCCTTTGACCCCGGGGCGGTGGTGGTGGGCGGGGGGGTGGCCCTGAACGCCCCCGAGGGCTACTGGCAGGCCCTGGAGGGGGCCTACCGCCATTACCTTCAGGGCTGGGAGGTGCCCCCCCTCCGGAAGGCCCTTTTGGGAGCCCGGGCGGGGCTTCTGGGGGCGGCCCTCACGGCGTATCTTGAGGGGGATGGAGCTCGGTAAGGCCCTTTTGGTCCTTGGGCTTTTCCTCGCCCTTCTTGGGGTTATCCTCCTCTACTTCCCCAAGCTCTTCGCCTGGTTCGGCCACCTTCCGGGGGATATCCGCATTGAGCGGGAGGGGGTAAGGGTGTACATCCCCCTAACCTCCTCCCTCCTCCTCTCCCTTTTCCTTTCCCTCCTCCTCTACCTCCTGGGCCGCCGCTAGGGGGTAGGCGGGAAGGGTCCCGGGGCGCAAGGCGTGGAGGGCCAGGCGGAAGGCCACCACCCCGGGGCCTTCCACCTTAAGCCGCACCCGCCCCCGGGGGAGGAGGAAGCGGTAGAGGAAGGTGGGGAGGAGGGGGAGGAGGAAAAGCCCCCCCTCAGAGGTGGCCTCTGCCCCCACCCAGAGGAGGGCCTGGGCGTGGGGGGTTTCCAGCCGGAGCCGGGGCTTGGGGCCTTCCTGAAAGAAGGCCGCCTGGCCGGAGAGGACCAGCACCCCCTCCTCCAGGAGGCCCAGGTCCAGGTAGGCGGTTTCCCCAGGCTCCAAAAGGGGGGCCACCCAGCCCTCCCCTTCCGCCTCGAGGCCCTCCTCCCCCTCGGGGCAGAGGGCCCGTTCGGGGCCCAGCCCCACCCGGCGCTCAAGGGGGGGAGGCCCGGGGGCCAGGGCCAGCCGGGCCTCCTTGGGCAGGTGGGGGAGGAGGTCTCCCACCTCCCCCCCACCCCTTTGCCGGTGGTAGAGCTCCAAAAGGGTCAGCCCCGCCAGGGCCAGGGTTAGGGCGGCCAGGGCGTGGAGCTTGACCCGCTGGCCGGAGGGGAGGATCTGGTAGAGGAGGTGCCGCTCCCACTCCCGGGCGAAGCGCCACCCCTCCCGGTAGCAGAGCCAGCCCTTCCGCTCCAGCTCCTCCAGATGGGGCAGGGCCTCCAGGGCCTGGAGAAGGGGTTCGGGGATGGGCCCGGGCTGGATGGCAAGCCTTTCCAGGGCCTCCCGGGCGGGCCGGCTCAGGTAGCGGGCCCGGAACCGGAGCTGGGCCAGGGTGCGCTGGGGGATGCCCGGGGCCTGGAGGAGCTCCCGCAGGGCCTCGGGCTCCCCGCCCCCTTCCAGGTAGATCCGCCCCGCCTGGGAGAAGGAAAGCCCCCTCAGGACCCCCTGCTGGGCTTCTTGGAACGTGAGGGGCTTCAGGGCCACCACCCGCATCCTCTCCGCGGGGTAGCGGGCCCGCAACTCCAGAAGGAGGCGGGGGTCCTCCCCGGGGTCCACCCCCAGGACGTAGAGGGTCTTGGTGTCCCCCAGGATGGCCTCGGCCCCTTCGGGAAAGGGGGCCTCCAGGTAGCGCACGCCCCCCCGCCCCACCCCCAGGTGGAAGGGCAGACGTAGGGCCTCCGCCAGGGCCTGGGCCAACTCCTTCCGCCCCGAGGCCTGGGAGCCCAGGAGGACCAAGAGGGCCGGGGGGCGGAGGGCAGAGAGGGCCTTCAGGAGCCCCGCCCGGTCGGGGGGCGGGGGCGGGGGGGTGAAGCGGCGCTCCAGCACCCAGTCCGCGAACCCCGGGATGGCCTCGAGGCCCTCCAGGATCTCCCCCTCCCCCTTCGTTTCCAGGGCGATCCACTCCGGAAGGACCAGGGGGTCCTGCCCCTCGGGGAAGAGGGGGCGGCCCAGGGCGGCTTTCAGGCGGTGGAGCTCCACCCGCAGGTTGTTCAGGCCCTGGGGGTGGCCGTAAAGGAGGTCCGCCAGGAGGACCCGGGTGGTGGGGCCTTCCAGGGCCAGGTAGTAGAGGAGGGCCAGGCCCTTTAGGGGCACCCGCACCGGCCGCCCTCCTTTTAAAAGCCGGGGCGGGCCGAAAAGGGGCAGGGTGTAAAGGCAGGTGTTACTCATGAATAAAAAGGCATTACGGCCTTAGGGCTCATCTTAGCACAGAACCCCCGGGGTGCTTCCATAAGGGTCTGGGCACCGGTAACGGCCGGGTAACGCCCTTTTGGGTACTCTCATCTCGCCTTCAGGGGCCACCACCCCATGAAGGCGGATTAAGGAGGAGATTTATGCGGAAGATTTTGGTAGCGGCATTGGCCCTGGCCCCCCTGGCCTTGGCCCAGCAGGTGAGCCCCACCACGGGGAACGGCCCCGACGCCTACGCGAAGGGCGAGAACTCCGCGGCGGTGAACCAGGTCATTGAGCTCATCCTCCCCAAGGCCACGGCCCTCCACCTGGACGTCACCACCTTGACCTTTGACCTGACCAGCCTGGACGGGGCGCAGTGGCCCAACTCCACGCCGGACTTCGGCAACCAGATGGTGTGCGTCTACGGCCTCACCGACCAGGACGTCAAGACCCAGCTGGGGGACAACTTCTACAACCAGGTCCAGACCCTCCCCCTGGGCACCAGCTACTCTGCGGCCCAGTGGCCCTACATCGCCATCAACGGCGGCGGTCCGGTCACGGCCTACCCCCCCATCAAGCTGGACAAGGACGGACAGCTGGTCCCGGGAAGCAAGAACCACTTCGTCTGCTACCGCACCTTCATCCTGCAGAAGTTCTCCAACGGCAAGAGGTGGGAACTCCAGGTGAGCCGCAACGACCCCCAGGGCGCGCAAGGGATCCAGCACCTCTACATCCAGGACAACCCCTGCGACACCTTCGGCGCGGCCACGGGGCTTTACGAGCTCCCCAACGGGGCGAGCCTCCAGCTGGTGCCCAAGAACCTGCAGGCGGGCCCCACGGGCTCAAGGAGCGGCAACAACCCCCAGCGGTGCGGCTACAAGAGCTGGCTGGATGACCTGGTCGTGGTGGCGGTCAAGGTCAACAGCGATCTCTGGGGCAAGAGCACCGCGAACTTGACCTACACCCTGGCCACCACCGCCTGGTAGGCCGAGGGGGGCCTGGCCCTAAAGGGCCAGGCCCCACCCCTAAGCGCCATGAAGCGAATCCTCTTTACCCTCCTCCTCCTCCCCTGGCCCGTCCTGGGCCAGAGCACCTTAGGGGTGGAACCCCCCGTCTCCCTGAGGGAGGCGGCCCCCGGCCAGACCCTGACCCTGGACCTCAAGGTGCACAACGTGGGGGTGCGGCCGGTGCGGGTGCGGGTGAGCCTGGGGGACTGGACCTACGACCCCTTGGGGAACATCCAGTTCCTTCCCCCGGGCACCCTCAAGGAAAGCGCCAGCCGCTTCGCCGCCTTCAGCCCCGGGGAGCTCAGCCTGGCGGCCAAGGCCTCGGGGACCCTCACCTACACCCTCACCCTCCCCAGGGAGATGGCCCCCGGCTCCTACTGGGGCGTGCTCTTCCTGGAAGGGGAGGACCCCAACCCCCCGCCCGG
It encodes:
- a CDS encoding glucokinase, with amino-acid sequence MTVVGLDLGGTKIAAGAFDGERLLSEVVLPTPKEGGMRVVEALAEAALRAEAEAGVRAEAFGLGTPGPLDFARGLIRFTPNIPGLKDFPIRDLLRERLGRPVHLENDANAAALAEHHLGAARGEESSLYLTVSTGIGGGVVLGGRVLRGVRGQGGELGHITLLPGGPACGCGLEGCLEALAAGRALEREAGYAYGLLVDTRELFRRYGAGDPKAERILLQAARYVGLGLASLVKAFDPGAVVVGGGVALNAPEGYWQALEGAYRHYLQGWEVPPLRKALLGARAGLLGAALTAYLEGDGAR
- a CDS encoding DUF2905 domain-containing protein, with product MELGKALLVLGLFLALLGVILLYFPKLFAWFGHLPGDIRIEREGVRVYIPLTSSLLLSLFLSLLLYLLGRR